The Corylus avellana chromosome ca11, CavTom2PMs-1.0 genome contains the following window.
ATGATCTTTTTAGGTGAAGTTTCTTGGCATTCTTGCTGTAAGAGTTTCTAAGTATTTGCAGGACAAATTTTGTTATTGTTCATCTCCATGAAATTTGTGAGTTTGCTTCTGCACAATTTAACGGTactaaacatatataaatacctGTTTGTTGTGTCTGCTCAGTGTGTGTGAATggatatacatatacatatgcatatgtatatataaagcTTTTGTTTTGGGAAATTAATATGCTTCATCTTTTGGCAGACGCCGCAGACATGTTTGATGGGTTTTCTTTCTAAAGCATTTTTGTggaagttattttttaaattttatgctTTCTCCTTATTTTGTTTGTGAAAGATGTCGGAGTTTTGTTCATTGTTAATCtatgcatattttttctttcttttctaaagaCTTCAAAATGatcatataaatttatttgtagatgatggaaaaagtcaaatacaatacttgattttttcaaaagaaaaattgcacAAAGTTCAAATGTCAATGTTGGTGATACATCATCGCCAACTTCTGATatcccaatttttaaaaattcttctaaaagactTCGGAGAATTGATAGtaatgaatttgatattagttcATTGGATTTTGATCCTGGATTACGTTGTCAGATATAGGAATATGATGTTAATCAACGAGATGAAACTCGAAGAGCTTACATTAAAGCTGGTCCTTACCAACGTATTATCTCAGACTACCTAAAAATCTGGACAACAAAATCATCTTTGTAGCTTTCAACCTTCATGGTTCAAGCTATTTCTTTCATGGCGTGAATATTCGCATGAGAAAGATGCAGCCTTTTGTCTACCTTGCTTTCTATTTAATAATTCATCTGGACATTTTACGTAACATGTATTCACTATAGATGGATTCAgaaattggaagaaatttagaaatggaaaagattatGTTTTTCTCAATCATATAGGGAAAGATCCTAATTCATTTCACAGAGTTGTTGAGAGGTTATATGAAGATTTGAGGAACCAATCTCAACATATACAGAATGTGTTTGAAAATTTCACTTCTgaacaaattgcaaacaatcGACTGCAGTTGAAAGCCTCAATTAATGTTGATCGAAAGCTTGCATTTCAAAGTGTTGCTTTTAGAGGCCAGGTTAAAAGTATGAGTTCAACAAatcatgaaaattttcttgagatGTTAGACTTGacaatttcatataatgaaTAGCTTTTCTGAAGTGATCACTAAAGCTCCCAAAAATGCCTCATACACATCACTaatggtacaaaaaaaaaaaaaaaaaaaaaaaattacatgttttttcAACCAAAGTGAAGGAGGCAATTCATGATGAAATTGATGATGCAAAGTTTTGTCTAATTGTTGATGAAGCTTGTGATGAGTTAATGAATAAGCAAATGGTTAtagttttgagatttgttgataAGAATGGCTTTGTGCGAGAATGCTTTTTTGGACATGTTCATGTCTCTCATACTACTGcattaacacttaaaaaatgtatatattttatattgtcTAAACATAAGTTAGACATTCAAAATATTCAAGAACAAACGCAAGTAATATATGAGGGGGGTGGAATGGGTTTCAAGCTttggtttcaaatgattgtTCATATGCCTACTACATTCATTGTTCCACACATCGTTTGCAATTGGCATTAGTAGCGGCATCAAAAAAAGTCATTTCGGTTCATCAATTTTTTACCAATTTGAATTATGTTGTCAATTTTGTTTGTGCCTCATGCAGTCAGTATGAAGAATTGCGGGTTACCCAAGCTGCTGAAAATGCTTACATGATTGCAATTGATGATATTGAGAGTGGAAGGAGACTTAATCAAATTAGTACGCTACAACGAGCTGGAGATATGCATTGGAGTTCTCACTTGAAATCAATTTCTAACTTGatcaaaaattttagaaatcatTGATATATGAACTACTTCTTCCCAATGAGTAAAAGCTAATTTAGTTCATCAGGTAAtgacttcatttgaatttgtatcCATCTTACATTTCATGAAATAAACTATGCAGGTCACCGATCATCTATGTCAAGCATTGCAATTCAAATCTCAAGACATTTTAAGTGCATGCATCTTGTTTCATCCATTAAAAGGTGTATCCAACAATATAGAAATGATAAATGAAAAGTTTTACTTACCAATGTGAAGTCGTTTTGCAATAAACTTAACATAGATGTTCCAAATATGAATGCCCATTATGTTGAGAGAAGAGGTCGAGCTCGCCATCAACAAGTTGACTTTACAATTGAGCATTATTATcgtgtatatattttttatactgCAATAGATTCTTAATTGCAATAATTAAATCACCGATTTAGTGAGCATGCAGTGGGGTTGCTTATTTTCGGCTCGGCTCTTGATCCTCGAGTTGCGCGTGAGTCTTTTAGAATTGATGATATTTGTCATTTGGTAAACAAGTTTTATCCGCAACCGATCTTAAAAAAGAACAGTTGGAACTAAAACTTCACCATTATGAACACAATGTAGTTCAACATTCAAGTTTCCAAGGATtgttatatatttcttaattatgcCAATGGTTGGTTAGAACCGGAAAATCAACTATCTACCAACTTGTTTTTCGAGTTGTTGTGCTTCTGCTTACTCTTCCCGTTTCTACCACAACTACAGAACCAGCATTTTCAGCCATGAATATCATCAAAACTAGGCTtcgcaacaaaattgaagatgagttTTTGACGGATTCTCTGATGTTGTACATCGAAAAAGAAATTGCTGCAACACTCAGTATAGATCCAATCATAGATGATTTTCAGGATATGAAAACACAACGGGTTCCATTTTGATAAGTGTTTGAGCTGAAATTTGAAATGTATTATGAAACAATTATCTAtgtatcttcttctctttttttttttttgttaaaactaaattgatgctaattttgtttttatatattgggaaaaatataatttagaccccaaactaccaaccattttcattttaaccccctaatgttcaaaaagtaataaagtagcctccAAGCTATCAactagttgcaatttggccactccgtttgCTATTACCGTCAAATAAGgtaaaaaattcaatactacgtcgttttaacaaggttaagttactaaaatgcccttttgaaaaaaattaattaatttaaaaaatgcccccccaaaaatgacatcgttttgagaaaaaaaaaaaaaaaaaacggtggtttaggggtggcttgccggccaccccatagacCATGGGGTGGCCCGCGAGCTACCCCTAAATcacattcttttcttctttttttttctctcaaaacgacatcgttttgggaggcattttttaaattgatttttttttttttttttatctaaaaaggtattttagtaacttaaccttgtcAAAACCACATAGTATTGAAGTTTCCATcctatttgacagtaatgactaacagagtggccaaattgcaactggttggtagtttggggggctagtttatcactttttgaacattatgggctaaaatgaaaatggattGTAGTTTGTggagctaaattatattttgggttaaatactaaataccccctgggtttcgttgctttatttttctcccatagggtttgatttttatcacagaaggtctatgtggttttgataatagatcaaattaattttctgccaattgaccgttagttgacttaacgaaagtccacatggaccaatcaaatgttgacacgtggcacctacttaattttttttaattaaaaaatgtatttaaaaaaaaaaaaattgagggtggtttcgccaccccCCATCACCGGAGACCCCGACacaaggggtggctcggccacccccaatggctgggtggcccagccacccccaatttttttttttaaaaaaaaatttttttaaatacatttttttaatttaaaaaaaattaagtaggtaccacgtgtcaacatttgattggtccacgtgaacttccgttaagtcaactaacagaaggactaatttggtttattatcaaaaccacagggactttctgtgataaaaatcaaacctcaggggggaaaaaataaagcaacgaAACCATAGGaggatatttagtatttaacccttatatttttcccttatatattattttaatatattttaaatttatacttTGGCCCCCATCAAACTTTCTAGTTCCGTCCCTCATCAGTGTCATTCTCTTATACATTTTTAGTCCATTGTTTATACATTCTCTTATACTATTAAATATGTGAGATATATTTAATTGTAGAATAAACCTTGAATCCGGACCATCTACAAAAGACACCTTTTACAACCCCCACTCACAAACTGACACCTaagcaaacacaaaacaaatccaTAAAAATATCATACACCTACACACACTATATTTTAAGCTCAAAAGGGCGAGTCACTCCAGACCCGTGGGGCAGGGGGTCTAGCCGTGAGTCACTTTCTCTGGTGCTTCTCCGGCGCCGGAGTCAATTTTTTCagcctttagggtgataaaatctctAAAGGATTCACTTCATACctctagattttagttttgaatcaaaaaatgagttttgaggcattaaaattGGATTGTCATTCAGGTCACGATGGTTTTAGGCGGGTTTTGAGGCGAGTCACACCAGACCCACGGCGTCGTGGGTTCAGTGAGACCCACGGCATGGGTTTGGCCGGACCCAAGGCAGGGTCTAGCGGCAGGGGTGAGAggtttttggtctttttgtttttcattttgatttgctgtttttgttctcactttacctttttgcaattttcttgaaATGGTGATGTGTTAAATGGAGATTGGAGATTGTAAAACAGCCCTTTTACTGATGGTCTTGACCCAAGGGGCTCTCTTAATAGTATAATCTCCACATGTAACTTTATGCAGAACGGGCTGCTTGTTTGTTAATAAGCCTAACCGCCTAGGAGAGATAATATTGGCCTTGTTTGGCTAATAATCTTCTCCTATCCCGAATCAGGATCCCCAACTATTCCTTCAAAATTGCCAACCGATTTTTTTGTCAATCTCAGCCATTGAATTCCATCCAACCGTCTAAATATCGCCACATGTCCcactcaaaagaaaataataaaatattatttatgttttaaaaaataaatacaaaataaaataattataaattaaaaaattaatttaataatatgggATGGTTAGCCACCCCATTTTCCCCATAGAAGTGGTCAACACCCATCTCCAGAAGCATGGGTTATTTCTCAAGAGCCTTCGcgcccaaaacccaaaacaaattttttttctgtcaGTCTCTACCATGCCAAACCACCCTTTGTGGTGTTAGGGTGGGGTATCACACCCCTCAAAGATTGTTGAAGGAATGCATTATTCTcagggccaaacccaaaaatatttgttttgagtttggttCTAGTAGTCAACACTCTTTCTCAGGGCCCTAGGGGTGGCGCCCACACCCCCAAGGGCCTGGAGGTGGGCCAATCCCTTATGGAAAATTCTGGGTGGCTAGGCCAGcctatattattaaattaattttttatttttttaattattttattttatatttattttttaaaatatatgtatttattttttaaaatatatatatatatatatatatatatatatatatattttgggtgggACATGTGGCGAACTTTAGACGGTTGGATGGAATTCGATGGCTGAGATTGACAAAAAAGTCGGCTGGCAATTTTGAAGGAGTAGCCGGGATCCTAATCCCTCCTATCCCTCCCCTTATTTTCACTGCTGCAGTTGCTCCCCCGAGCTGGAGAGGAAAGCTAACATCACAATCAATATACGAAATTCTGAtacttgttttgagttttgctgtatatatatatattttaacagaACTAACTTatctaccaaaaaaataaaaaaaaacactcgtttttgtttatttagaaTTTTGGCGCACACTACATTTTAGCTACTGCATTGATGTTTGATACCCTCCGGGCCTCCATGAAAAACTGTCTTCACTTCACCTCGTATCTCCATTCCTCAATGTTCAGTTGTTCACCTACATAtagaaatggaaaaaaaaataataatatatatagagctCTATATATGTGCAGCATGTCTTTCTAAGAAATTATCATccataaagaagaaagaaattggtTACCAGCTCCATTCCATGGGGTTGCCCCTAGTCCTGGAGGTTCTATTTGGCGTAGCCACCTTCTCTTTGAACACTGAAATTGTCCTCTCCTTCACATTATCCACGAAGCTGAAATAAGCTTCCCTCCATTTCTTCTTCAACATCATCACACCAAGAACTCCCCATAATCCACTCACGTATCCTGCAGACATACAGATGTAAAGCCATTCTATTTTGGATTCGTTTCCTGCTCCTTCATTGTCAGCTTCAGGCGGCGGCGGCGGGTCGGCGCTCGCACACTTGGGTAGCGGGAAGCCACAGAGTTGAGGGTTGCCAATGTAACTGGAAGGATCAAAGGTCTGCAGCTGATAGCCTGATGGAATTTGTCCTGACAGGTTGTTGTAGGACACGTTCAAATGGCTTAGAGAAGTTAGCGCAGACATTGTTTGTGGAATTGTGCCAGAGAGCTGGTTTCTTGAAAAGTCCAGAGACTCCAATGACCTTATGTTGCCAATCATGTCAGGGGTTTTCCCTGTCAAATGGTTGTGGGACAAGTTCAATCCGTGTAGTCCTGTCAGGCTTGTTAACTCCTCCGGGATGATTCCGACCAGTTTATTATGGGAAAGATCCATGTTGATTAGGTATTTGAGCGTCTTGGTGTACTCGAGCTGTTTCCCTTTCATGAACTGAACCATGTTTTCGCCATAAGTAGTTGACCATTTATACAGACCAATGTCACTCATTGCTGCATACCCAGATGTCATGCCCCTCAAATTGCCAAAACAGACAGGGATTGTTCCTGGTAGATTGTTGTCTGCAAGGTCAAGCACCCGAAGCTCAATAAGGTGACATATTTCTAAAGGAATAGTCCCATCAAACTTATTTGATCGCAGGCGAAGAATTTCAAGGCCCGACATGCTCTCTCCAATCCATCTGGGAATGTTTCCAGATAATCGATTTTCACCGCCATCGAAAATAACCATGCTTGTACAATTGCGTAGAGACGACGGCAGCTCTCCATGAAGACTGTTGTTGCTCAAATGCAAAGACTGCAGTGATGTTGCATTTCCAATTGAGGCTGGGATGACCCCAGAAAACTTGTTGGCTGAAAAGTCTAGAACAACCAAGATCTGGAAATCGCTCCAACAATCTGGGATGTCACCAGATAGCATGTTTTTGGAGAGATCAAGAACTCGCAGGGTATTTACTCTGCACAATGAGTTTGGGATAGAACCGGTTATTTGATTGCCAGAGAGAAGTAAGTTGTCCAGTGTGGGCGTCATGGTGCCAATATCTTCTGGAATTCGACCAGAAATTAAGTTGTTAGTGAGATCCAACCTATTTAGAATAGAAGGAAAAGTTGGCAAGGGGCCTTCAAATTTGTTGGAGCTCAAGTACAGATTCATGTAGAAAGAATCTGGTTTGGAAAATGTTGGCAGTTTGCCCCTGATCTGGTTTAAGGATAGGTCCAAATAGGAAAAGTTGAGGTTTGGAAGCCACTGCGGCAGAACATCGGCGATGCTTGTGTTGGAGAGATACAAGGTAATGACTCTTTTCTGCATCCGGAGCCAAGGTGGAAATTGAGGCCCAATATTGCAAGATCTCATGTTTATGTAATTGACTTGAAATGGGGGCAACCAGTCAGATTTTATTCTCAAAGCCAAAGAGTTGACACCAATGTCAAATTCTTCTAATCTTGAGAGGTTGGCAAGGTGGGCTTCTGTCATGGTTCCTTGcaagaaattggtgttcatgaGTAATTTCTCAAGCAGCGAAAGTTGCCCAAATGATTCTGGAACTGTTCCATTCAGATGATTACGAGAAAAATCCAACATTCTCAACTTTGTCAATGCCCCATATGATGCTGGAATGGGACCAAAGAATGAGTTGTTGGCAAGATCTAGGATTTTTAGTTTCGAAAATTGTGAAAACCATTCAGGCAAAGGACTTCTAACTCTGTTCCATCTCAAACTCAGTTTCTCTAGACTGCTCCCTATGCACCCAGATGCATCTTTAGAAGGCTCTGCTATTGTTTCGTTTAATCTGTTCATGGTTAAATCTAACACTTCCAAGCTACAAAGATTCCACAAAGAACTTGGTATGCCTCCCTCTAATGAATTAAACGACAGGTCTAGGACTACAAGAGAACTGAGATTCCCCAAACCATTTGGAATTTCGCCTGTCAAATTATTATTGCCAAGATTGAGATGCACAAGGCTTTCCAGGCTACTCAACCACGGAGGAATTGTAAAACCAAAGACATTGGCTGAAAGATCAAGGACTTTCAGCGCACGCATGTGCTTGATATTATCAGGAATAGGACCTTGGAGTGCGTTTACACTAATGTCAAAGTGTTGAAGAAGCGTGGAATTGACATAATCATGGAACATATTAACATGATGATCACCATCACCAAGTCCACACGATGACAAACGTAAATCAGCCAAAAGGGTAAGCTTGTTGAGTACCTGAACAATGTCAGAGGCGTTCTGGAGGTTCATCCAGCTCATGTCAAGGATTTCCAGAGATGAAAGACGGGAAAGCCATTGGAGGTTCCTGGCAGATAGCTGAAACTCATATTCGCTTGCACCACTGCTAAGATCAAGAGCATGCAGCCCAGACAGATCACCAAGTTCATCAGGAACCAACCCATTAAACCGCGCATTCGAAAGATTAAGATATCTCAATCTTTGCATTGAGCCAAAGAAAGTGGGAATTTGGCTTCCCATGAAATCGTTCCAGCTCAAATCCAGGTGCTCCAAATATTTCAACTCCAGCAAAGAAGGGTCGACAGCATTGGCTTTCAACTGGTCGGAAACTTCAAGGATGTATCCAAACAAATCTGGATAGACAGGGTTTTGGAGGTCAAGCATGACAACATTTCCAGTGCTGTTGTTGCAGCTAACTCCTTCCCATTTGCAGCAGTCTTTGCCCGTCCACGAAGTGAGCCGACTGAGGTTGCCGGAGAGGCTGTCTTTGAACTGCAGAAGCGCCAATCTTTCTGCTTCTATGCAGGTTGCACAGCAGCAGAAGTTTGAGATTTGTAGGAGAAAAGGAATTACAGCGGCAAGAACTGTATAGGAGTAGGAGTAGTAGCGCCCCATGTTCAAAGTTGCTGTCATCAATGGCTGAATCAATGTATATGTATCCCATGATTATGATGAGAGTGGCCTAATTAACTCGCTTTTGATTTTGTAAGTCAGTCAACTGATTTTGGAAGTGGGTtgctataaaatataaatattttttatccttGCTTNNNNNNNNNNNNNNNNNNNNNNNNNNNNNNNNNNNNNNNNNNNNNNNNNNNNNNNNNNNNNNNNNNNNNNNNNNNNNNNNNNNNNNNNNNNNNNNNNNNNAGGCCAGcccatattattaaattaattttttaatttttaattattttattttatatttattttttaaaatataaataatattttattattttcttttgagtgGGACACATGGCGATATTTATACGGTTGAATGGAATTCGATGGttgaaattgacaaaaaaattgGCTAACAATTTTGAAGGAATAGCTGGGATCCTAATCCTTCCTATCCCTCCCCTTATTTTCCCTGTTGTAGCTGCTCCCCCGAGCTGGAGAGGAAAGCTAACATCACAATCAATATATGAAATCCTGAtacttgttttgagttttgttgtatacatatataatagaactAACTtatctaccaaaaaaaaaaaacactcgtttttgttttgttagaaTGCTTTGATAGCATGTTAGAATAATGGAGAGAATAAAGAGCGGAAGCATAAGGGAAAGCGGAAACATActaaggactacattgtattgagtcttCTTATCTAATCTAATGATAATGAATACataggcctctatttatagagaggcaagtaacctaatagactaaggaaaagaaaacctaatagactaagaaaatgtaaacctagtagactaataatacctaaaaaagtaaataacaagtaaataaccctaacagAATATTCTTagcatcccccctcaaactcaatgtgtagggtaaaagaaaatggaaagaaaaatgaatttgttgaaaaagctgcttgtgccgaAAGAGTTGCCAGAGTGACGGCCGGAGTTGGACGGCCGAAGGCGGTGCACAGAGGCTGGCGGCGGTAGAACCCGGTTCTAACCAGTTGGGTTGAAAATCTTGGATCAGGGTGATTTCTCAAATACTCCAatatcccccctcaaactcaaggtttgggaaaaagaaagggattttttttttaggtccgCCGGAAAACTCACCGGAGGAGGTCGGAGTTGGGAGGTCGAAGGCATTGCACGGTGGCTGGCAGCGGCAGCTTGTGGCTGAGGGTGGCTGCTGGATGGGCTGAAGCCTTGgatccattccaaaatttgggCTTAAAGCCTTGAAGAAATTGGGCCAGTTAAAAGGGCCAATATTTTTGCAagaaaacccatggaccattAAAATGCTTGACCCAAAAATTATGTGAATCGGGTCTAATCCGATGGATCGGGTTAACAAATTTGGATTGGTTTGGAGAGCTTGACCTGGTGACCCAGTTTAGGAACCGGTATTAGACCGGGTTGGGGAGATCCGATTTGAGCTCGATGACCCGGTTGGAACCGGTTTGAATCGGGTTGAAGAGAGCTTGACCCGGTGACCCAGTTTAGGAACCGGTATTGGACGGGGTTGTGGAGATCTGATTTTAGCCTGATGACCCGGTTGGAACCAATTTTGGATCGGGTCGAAAATGGTTGGATCCGaatcatattgattttttttttctctctcgaaGCTGACATGTGGCAGAGGAACAGGGGCTGACGTGGCGGCACCTTTGGAGGACACATGGCTGCTGAGGAGAGAGCAGAAGTACTGGCGTGTGTGATGCACGCCCCAGGCTGGCGGCCGCGTGAGGCGCGTGTGCCTCACACGCCAGGAGGGTAGACTGGCGCGTGGACGTGTGAAGCCCAGGCGCAGAAGCCCTTGCTGGAGCGTGGAGGCGCATTGATACTCCAATGGCGGCGATCTCGATGGATTTGGGATCACCGGGGATAGATCTATCGAACGGAGCAAGAACCACGAAGATCCGACATGGGTGGAGGAGCGGCAGCCACACGTGGAGGCGCGTTGGAGAGATGGCAGTTTCTGAGGGCGGAGCGTGGAGGCGCGTGCAATGCTGGAATAGGCTAAGATTGCGTAGATCCACCGTTCTGGGGCCGAGACACCACTTTTGGTGGTTATTTCGCCAAGAGGAGTCATGGTGGCGGGGCGATTGGCTTAGGCAGAAACTGCTGGAGGAGCGTGAAGGAGCTCGGAGGGCTGATGGCGGCAGATCTTCCATAGATCTGTAGATCTAAAGGAGTGGAAGAGattttcagcaaaaaaaaaCCACTTGGCGGCGCACCGATGACCTGATTTGGGAGGTCGCCGGAGGGAGTGCCAGATTGTAAGCGGAAAACCGTTTGGCGGCGCACTGACGACCGGAATTGGGAGGTCGCCGAAGGGAGAGCCGAAAAACGTTAAAGACGTTTATTGAAGGCCACAAAAGgcggctctgataccatattagaatgttttgatagcatgttaaaataatggagagatatagaGAGCAAAAGCATAAGGGAAAGCGGAAACACACTAAgtactacattgtattgagtcttCTTATCTAATCTAatgataatgaatacagagacctctatttatagagaggcaagtaacctaatagattaaggaaaggtaaacttagtagactaaggaaatgtaaacctaatagactaataatacctaaggaAATAACtaacaagtaaataaccctaacataatattctttaACATGTTTATTTAGAATTTTGGCACACACTACATTAGCTACTACATTGATGTTTGATACCCTCCATGAAAAACAGTCTTTACTTCACCTCGTATCTCCATTCCTCAATGTTCAGTTGTTCACCTACATAtagaaatggaaaaaaaataataataatatatatagagctCTATATATGTGCAGCATGCCTTTGTAAGAAATTATCATCCacagagaagaaagaaattggTTACCAGCTCCATTCCATGGGGTTGCGCCTAGTCCTGGAGGTTCTATTTGGCGTAGCCACCTTCTCTTTGAAGACTGAAATTGTCCTCTCCTTCACATTATCCACGAAGCTGAAATAAGCTTCCCTCCATTTCTTCTTCAACATCATCACACCAAGAACTCCCCATAATCCACTCACGTACCCTGCAGACATACAGATGTAAAGCCATTCTATTTTGGATTCGTTTCCCGCTCCTTCATTGCCAGCTTCAGGCGGCGG
Protein-coding sequences here:
- the LOC132164990 gene encoding uncharacterized protein LOC132164990, encoding MAIVLRFVDKNGFVRERFFGHVHVSHTATLTFKGWRNRYEELRVAQASENAYMITIDDIESGRGLNQIRKDPNSFHRVVERLYEDLRNQSQHIQNVFENFTSEQIANNRLQLKASINVDRKLAFQSVAFRGQVKSMSSTNHENFLEIQYEELRVTQAAENAYMIAIDDIESGRRLNQISHRSSMSSIAIQISRHFKCMHLVSSIKRTGKSTIYQLVFRVVVLLLTLPVSTTTTEPAFSAMNIIKTRLRNKIEDEFLTDSLMLYIEKEIAATLSIDPIIDDFQDMKTQRVPF
- the LOC132164991 gene encoding receptor-like protein EIX2, whose product is MEDLPPSALRAPSRSSSSFCLSQSPRHHDSSWRNNHQKWCLGPRTVDLRNLSLFQHCTRLHAPPSETAISPTRLHVWLPLLHPCRIFVVLAPFDRSIPGDPKSIEIAAIGVSMRLHAPARASAPGLHTSTRQSTLLACEAHAPHAAASLGRASHTPPLMTATLNMGRYYSYSYTVLAAVIPFLLQISNFCCCATCIEAERLALLQFKDSLSGNLSRLTSWTGKDCCKWEGVSCNNSTGNVVMLDLQNPVYPDLFGYILEVSDQLKANAVDPSLLELKYLEHLDLSWNDFMGSQIPTFFGSMQRLRYLNLSNARFNGLVPDELGDLSGLHALDLSSGASEYEFQLSARNLQWLSRLSSLEILDMSWMNLQNASDIVQVLNKLTLLADLRLSSCGLGDGDHHVNMFHDYVNSTLLQHFDISVNALQGPIPDNIKHMRALKVLDLSANVFGFTIPPWLSSLESLVHLNLGNNNLTGEIPNGLGNLSSLVVLDLSFNSLEGGIPSSLWNLCSLEVLDLTMNRLNETIAEPSKDASGCIGSSLEKLSLRWNRVRSPLPEWFSQFSKLKILDLANNSFFGPIPASYGALTKLRMLDFSRNHLNGTVPESFGQLSLLEKLLMNTNFLQGTMTEAHLANLSRLEEFDIGVNSLALRIKSDWLPPFQVNYINMRSCNIGPQFPPWLRMQKRVITLYLSNTSIADVLPQWLPNLNFSYLDLSLNQIRGKLPTFSKPDSFYMNLYLSSNKFEGPLPTFPSILNRLDLTNNLISGRIPEDIGTMTPTLDNLLLSGNQITGSIPNSLCRVNTLRVLDLSKNMLSGDIPDCWSDFQILVVLDFSANKFSGVIPASIGNATSLQSLHLSNNSLHGELPSSLRNCTSMVIFDGGENRLSGNIPRWIGESMSGLEILRLRSNKFDGTIPLEICHLIELRVLDLADNNLPGTIPVCFGNLRGMTSGYAAMSDIGLYKWSTTYGENMVQFMKGKQLEYTKTLKYLINMDLSHNKLVGIIPEELTSLTGLHGLNLSHNHLTGKTPDMIGNIRSLESLDFSRNQLSGTIPQTMSALTSLSHLNVSYNNLSGQIPSGYQLQTFDPSSYIGNPQLCGFPLPKCASADPPPPPEADNEGAGNESKIEWLYICMSAGYVSGLWGVLGVMMLKKKWREAYFSFVDNVKERTISVFKEKVATPNRTSRTRGNPMEWSW